From Prionailurus viverrinus isolate Anna chromosome B2, UM_Priviv_1.0, whole genome shotgun sequence, the proteins below share one genomic window:
- the LOC125165175 gene encoding UL16-binding protein 1-like isoform X2 translates to MALTAATNFGLGLLVLFVLLVLFVLSDCTCGARGGDVLSPAFEFPITPKPNPGQPWCEIRGKVNGNTFLYYACGNKKVEVFGPLGRNVNDIVFWERQTETLKDLAEELKKKLLDWKADFIPNDSVSLQGRMVCVRGDNGRTSGSWEFDINEQISYFFNSESGNWTLRPRGLQIKASWESDRHLTNSLMKISVGDCNKWLERILVHWDELWETTALPGTQQVIAQSGATALRPITWMLPVILSRLIIIGIQGC, encoded by the exons ATGGCGCTCACTGCGGCCACCAACTTCGGACTTGGCCTCCTGGTCCTGTTTGTGCTCCTGGTCCTGTTTGTGCTGTCCGACTGCACCTGCGGGGCGCGAGGCGGAG ATGTTCTTTCTCCTGCCTTTGAATTCCCCATCACACCAAAGCCCAATCCTGGACAACCATGGTGTGAGATTAGAGGCAAGGTCAATGGAAACACGTTTCTGTATTATGCCTGTGGGAACAAGAAGGTCGAAGTCTTTGGTCCTCTGGGGAGGAATGTGAATGACATAGtgttttgggagagacagaccgAAACTCTGAAAGACCTGGCAGAAGAGCTCAAGAAGAAACTACTTGACTGGAAAGCAGATTTTATACCCAATG attctgtctccctgcagGGCAGGatggtgtgtgtgcgtggggaCAACGGACGCACCAGCGGATCCTGGGAGTTTGACATCAATGAACAGATCTCCTACTTCTTTAACTCAGAGAGTGGAAATTGGACACTTCGTCCTAGAGGCCTACAGATAAAGGCCTCATGGGAGAGTGACAGACATTTGACCAATTCCCTCATGAAGATCTCAGTTGGAGATTGTAACAAGTGGCTTGAGCGAATACTGGTGCACTGGGATGAACTGTGGGAGACAACAG CCCTGCCAGGCACGCAGCAAGTCATAGCCCAGTCCGGGGCCACGGCCCTCAGACCCATCACCTGGATGCTCCCTGTGATTCTCAGCCGCTTAATCATAATTGGCATCCAAG GCTGCTGA
- the LOC125165175 gene encoding UL16-binding protein 1-like isoform X1 gives MALTAATNFGLGLLVLFVLLVLFVLSDCTCGARGGGEFLGAAREKTDVLSPAFEFPITPKPNPGQPWCEIRGKVNGNTFLYYACGNKKVEVFGPLGRNVNDIVFWERQTETLKDLAEELKKKLLDWKADFIPNDSVSLQGRMVCVRGDNGRTSGSWEFDINEQISYFFNSESGNWTLRPRGLQIKASWESDRHLTNSLMKISVGDCNKWLERILVHWDELWETTALPGTQQVIAQSGATALRPITWMLPVILSRLIIIGIQGC, from the exons ATGGCGCTCACTGCGGCCACCAACTTCGGACTTGGCCTCCTGGTCCTGTTTGTGCTCCTGGTCCTGTTTGTGCTGTCCGACTGCACCTGCGGGGCGCGAGGCGGAGGTGAGTTCCTGGGCGCGGCGCGCGAGAAGACAG ATGTTCTTTCTCCTGCCTTTGAATTCCCCATCACACCAAAGCCCAATCCTGGACAACCATGGTGTGAGATTAGAGGCAAGGTCAATGGAAACACGTTTCTGTATTATGCCTGTGGGAACAAGAAGGTCGAAGTCTTTGGTCCTCTGGGGAGGAATGTGAATGACATAGtgttttgggagagacagaccgAAACTCTGAAAGACCTGGCAGAAGAGCTCAAGAAGAAACTACTTGACTGGAAAGCAGATTTTATACCCAATG attctgtctccctgcagGGCAGGatggtgtgtgtgcgtggggaCAACGGACGCACCAGCGGATCCTGGGAGTTTGACATCAATGAACAGATCTCCTACTTCTTTAACTCAGAGAGTGGAAATTGGACACTTCGTCCTAGAGGCCTACAGATAAAGGCCTCATGGGAGAGTGACAGACATTTGACCAATTCCCTCATGAAGATCTCAGTTGGAGATTGTAACAAGTGGCTTGAGCGAATACTGGTGCACTGGGATGAACTGTGGGAGACAACAG CCCTGCCAGGCACGCAGCAAGTCATAGCCCAGTCCGGGGCCACGGCCCTCAGACCCATCACCTGGATGCTCCCTGTGATTCTCAGCCGCTTAATCATAATTGGCATCCAAG GCTGCTGA